The genomic region GTCGAGTGCGAGCCCGCACCGCCGAGTTCCTCCTTGGACACCTGCTCGCCGGTTACCGTCTCGATGACGTCCGGCCCGGTGATGAACATGTGGCTGGTGTCCTGCACCATGAACGTGAAGTCGGTCAGCGCCGGGCTGTAGGTGGCCCCGCCCGCACACGGCCCCATAATCGCGGATATCTGTGGGATGAGCCCGCTCGCCTTGGTGTTGCGCTCGAAAATCTTGGCGAATCCCACCAGCGAGTCGACGCCCTCCTGGATGCGCGCGCCGCCGGAGTCGTTGAGTCCGATGACGGGCACACCGTTCTCGATGGCCCGGTCCATCACCTTACAGATTTTGTCGGCGACGACTTCGCCGACCGACCCGCCGAGTACGGTGAAGTCGTGGGCGAACAGGAACACTTTCCGACCGTCAATCTCACCGTAGCCGGTGACAACGGCGTCGCCGGCGAAACGCTTCTCTTCCATCCCGAAGTTCGTCGATCGGTGTTCCACGAACGGGTCGACCTCGTTGAACGTCCCATCGTCGACGAGAAAGTCGATGCGCTCGCGGGCGGTCATCTTGCCCTTCTCGTGTTGTGCTTCGATACGGGCCTCGCCGCCTCCGAGTTCAGCTTCGGCTCGTTTCTGTCGCAACTCTTCGACTGCGTCGTCAGGTGCCCCAGTCTCGTCTTCTGGTTCTTCCTGTTGACTCATCCTACCACTCCATCCCGCCGTTGACACCAAGTACCTGTCCTGTCATGTAGCTCGATTCCTCGCTGGCAACGAACCTCACGATGCCGGCGATGTCTTCGACGCGTGCGAACCGGTCGAGCGGAATCTCCCGCAGAATCTTCTCCTGAACGCGTTCGGGCACCTCCTCCAGCATATCGGTCTTGACGAAGCCCGGCGCGACGCAGTTCGCGGTTGACCCCGTGTGTGCTAATTCAAGTGCGAGCGTCCGTGTAAATCCGAACAACCCCGATTTCGTCGTCGCGTAGTTAGCCTGCCCGATGTTCCCCTGCTGACCGACAACGCTTGAGATATTTATCAGTCGGCCGTGTTCGGCGTCGCGGATGTCGTCGTAGAAGGCTTTCGTCCCGTTGAACACGCCGCCAAGGTTGACATCGATCACCGTCTCCCAGTCGTCGCGGCTCATGTTTTCGAACTTTTTGTCGATAGTGATCCCAGCGTTGTTGACGAGCACGTCTGCGGAACCGAACTCGTCGGCCACCTTCTCACGCATCGCCCGGACCTCATCGAGTTTCGCCACGTCGGCCTGGGCCGCGATAGCGGTGCCGCCGCTGTCGCGGATGTCCTCGACGACGGCACGGGCTTCCGCGTCCGAGGACCGGTAATTAACGACGACGTTAGCCCCGTGAGCACCGAGGTCTTTGGCGATTCCGCGGCCGATACCGCGTGAGGACCCAGTGACGACACAGGTTTGATTATCCAGGTTCATTTGTGGTTGATGGGAGCCCTGTTGCTTCGTACGCTCATCACCTAATCTGGCAAAGCACAGCCAAATAATAGTTCGCCTTATACAACATTAAACGACAGATTTAGAATTTAATGACCTCGGTGTTACACGAAAAGTGATGGGCAGAAAACAGACTCACGAAGGTAGCAAAGAAGAACGCCAAATATTTTAGGGTTGCCTAAAGAGATACGGGCAGCACATGACAGCCGACATCTGCGTAATGGTGCCGACGATTCGAAACCACGAATGCATGCGGTCGTACTTCCAGAACGCCCGGGACCATGGGTTCGATCTGGACCGACTGTTCGTCGTCCTCATCACCGAGGACTTCTGTGACACCGACGCGATGGAACAGATGCTCGACGAAGAGGGCGTCGACGGAGCCGTCTACGACGGAACCGCCCGCGAGGCGTGGTTCGAGACCCACGGCGCGGGCGAATACTCGCATCTAATCCCCGAAGCAAGCCACGCACAGACCTCGTTTGGCCTCCTGTACATGTGGGCCAACGACTACGAGTACGGCGTGTTCATCGACGACGACACGCTCCCACACGAGGACGCCGACTTCTTCGGGACGCACATGGAGAACCTCGCCTACGAAGGCGAGATCGAGACGGTCAGCTCCGACGAGCAGTGGGTCAACGTCCTCTACCAGAACGAAGACGAACACGGCCTCTACCCGCGTGGCTACCCCTACGCCGCGATGGACGAAGCGGTCGAGACCGAGACCACCGAGGTTGACGATGTGGTCGCCTCGCAGGGCCTCTGGACGAACGTGCCCGACCTCGACGCTGTTCGTATCCTGATGGACGGCGACCTGCAGGGACAGGCGCAGACCCGCACGACTGCTGCGGACTTCGGTGAGGACTTCGTCGCCGCCGAGGGGCAGTACCTCACCGTCTGCTCGATGAACCTCGCCTTCCGCCGCGAGGTCATCCCGGCGTTCTACCAGCTCCCGATGGACGACAACGAGTGGGACGTCGGCCGCTTCGACGACATCTGGTCCGGCGTCTTCCTCAAGCGCGCCTGCGACGTGCTGGGCAAGCAGATCTACAACGGCGACCCGCTGTGTGAGCACAACAAAGCGCCTCGCTCGACGTTTTCGGACCTCACAAACGAGGTCCACGGACTCGAACTCAACGAGCACGTCTGGGAAATCGTCGACGAGGCCGGTGCGGACGCAGACTCCTATGCCGAAGTGTTCGACGCGATCGGCACGGCGATGGCCGACGGCGATTTCAGCGACTGGGAAAACGGTGCCTTCCTTAACTACTGCGGCGAATTCATGCTCGACTGGCTGGAATGCCTCGACGAACTGGACGACGCCGCGACGGAACAGGTCCCCGCAACCGCCGACGACTAGAAAGGCATAAGTTGTTTAGGCAACCCTAAATCAAATAATGAGTGATTCTAACGATATGACGGGACGTAACTCGACGCAGTCACGACGACGCTTCCTCGCCCTCAGTGGCACCACCGCGACAGCAGCGATTGCCGGCTGTTCCGGTATTCTCGGTGGAGGCGACGGCGGCGATGGCGGAAGCGACGGTGGAACCGGTTCCGGGACCGGACAGCTTTCCCTCTCGGACTTCCGTGGCTCCGGCCCGCTGGTGGCACAGCGAGACGCCCCTGGCGGGACATCAATCGAGGAGCTGCCGGACCTCAGCGGCGAACTGACGCTGTACCTCGGTGGTGGCGAGGGTGGCCTCTACCTCGACCTCATCGAACTGTTCGAACAGCTGTATCCTGATTTCTCCGCGAACCACCGGCTCGAAGCATCCAGTGACCTCGCGAACACCATCATCGAGGAGAACGAGGCGGGCGCGAGCCCCGCCGACGTGTTCATGTCAATCGACGCCGGCTCACTCGGTGCCGTGGCAAACGCCGGGGCGACCGCGAGTCTCCCCGAAGAGGCGCTGTCGACGGTCCCCGACGCCTATCAGGACAGCGAGGGCCGCTGGGTGGGCATCGCCGGCCGCGCCCGAGCGATTCCGTACAACACGAACCAGATCTCCGAATCCGACATCCCGTCGACGGTTCAGGAGTTCCCCGAGGCGGCCGCCCTCGAAAACAGCATGGGCTGGGCGCCGAGCTACGGCGCGTTCCAGTCGTTCGTCACCGCGATGCGACTCATCCGCGGCGACGACGAGACGCGGGCGTGGCTCCAGGCGATGCAGGACCACGGCATCAGCACCTATGCTGACGAGTTCCGCGTCTCCAACGCCTGCGCCGACGGTGAACTGACCGCCGGCTTCGCCAACCACTACTACACGCTCCGGGTCCAGTCCGCCCGCGAGAGCGCGCCCATCGGCCTCGCGTTCACCGAGGGCGATGCCGGGGCACTCGTCAACGTCTCGGGCCTCGAAATCATCAACGGCACCGACAACGCGGACCTGGCAGCGAACTTCGTCCGGCACGTCCTCTCGGCGGAGGCACAGGAGTTCTTCGCCACCCGAACGTTCGCGTACCCGATGATTCCGGGCGTTGCACCGGTCGGCGACCTGCCGCGTATCGACGACCTGAACCCGCCGGACATCAACCTGACCGAGCTGGCTGACGTGGCCGGAACCGTTGACTTACTTCGGGACGCTGGCGTCCTCTAACATGGGCACAAAAGACCGCTACGAGCGGCTTCGGGAGCAAGCGACGACGTCGGAGAGAGACTCGTCTCCGCACACGCTGCTCGCAGTGGTCTCGCTCGCAATCTCGCTGCTGTTACTGGCACCGCTGATTTGGGTGTTTCTCCGAGCAGGTGAAATCGAGTTCGCGCGTGCGGTAGAACTACTCACGAGCGACACGACCGTCTCGGTGACGCTGAACACGCTGGCGCTGGTGACCGGAGTCACCGTCGCGTCGATTCTCATCGGCGTCCCGCTGGCGATTCTCACCGCCCAGACGGACCTGCCGTTCAAGCGGTTCTGGACGATCACGTCCGCGCTGCCGCTGGTCGTCCCGAGTTACATCGGGGCCTTCGCGTTCGTTTCAGCGTTTGGCCCTCGCGGCGTCCTCGCGGACCTGCTCTCGCCGCTCGGCATCGAGCAGATCCCGACGATATACGGCCTGCACGGCGCGATACTTGTGCTGACACTGTTTACGTACCCGTACGTGTTCCTGACCACGCGCGCGTCGCTGCTGTCGTTCGACGGGACCGTCGTCGAGGCCGCCCGGACGCTGAATCACACGCGCTGGGAGGCGTTCCGCCGCGTCACGTTGCCACAGATCGCGCCGGGCATCGCGGCCGGTGCGCTGCTGGTGGCGCTGTACACGCTTTCGGACTTCGGCACACCGGCGATTATGCAGTACGACGTGTTCACGCGGATGATCTACAACGAGTTCGGTGCCCGCCGGCTCGACTACGCCTCCGTCCTCTCGATGCTGTTGCTCGTGATGGCGCTTGGTATCCTCGCCGTCGAGTCCCGCCTCAACGCCGGGCGAGACGGGGCCTACGTCAGCAGCGGCTCGCGCCGGCCCGGTCTCATCAGGCTCGGCTACTGGAAGGGGCCGGCGCTGCTGTTTTGCGGCGCTATCGCGTCGCTGTGTCTGGTGCTTCCGGTCGGCATCCTGCTCCAGTGGCTCCTCCGGTCAGGTACGGGCTACAGCGGCGGCGGGTTCACCTTCGATGCGGCCTACGCCTGGAACTCGGTCGGCCTCGCCGCAGCCGCGGCCGCCATCTGTGTCGTGGCAGCGCTCCCGATAGCGTATCTCTCCGCGCGCGGTAGTTCGGGCTTCTCGTCGCTCCCCGAGCGGGCCACGTACGTCGGCTACGCCGTTCCCGGTGTCGTCCTCGGTCTGGCGCTCGTGTATCTCGGGCTCCGGTACGTCCCCTTCCTGTACCAGAGCGTCATCCTGCTGGTGTTTGCCTACGTGATTCGGTTCCTCCCGCAGGCCGTCGGGACGACCGAATCCTCGATTCTGCAGGTCGATCCGAGCTATATCGAGGCGGCGCGGTCCCTGGGCTACCACCCACTCTCGGCGTTTCGGAAAGTCGTCTTACCGCTCGTTGCCCCAGGTATCGCCGCCGGGGCCGCGCTAGTGTTCCTGACGACCATGAAGGAATTGCCGGCAACGCTGATGTTACGCCCGACGGGCTTCGAAACCTTCGTCACGTACATCTGGCTCGTCCAGGGTGCCGGCTACTACGGACAGGCAGCGGTCCCGGCTCTCGTGCTCGTCGGCCTTTCCGGACTCTCGATGCTGGTCATTCTTCGACGGGAGGACACAAGCTAATGTCTCGACAAACACGCACACAGCAAACATCGGACTTCGACGACGTGGACGCAGCGGTAGCAAACCCGAACCGGACCGTCCTGGAACTGGACGATGTGTCCAAAGATTACGGACACGAGGTCGCCGTCGAGAACCTCTCGCTCGATGTGAAAGACGGCGAACTGCTGACACTACTTGGGCCATCCGGTTGCGGGAAGACGACGACACTCCGGATGATCGCCGGGCTGGAACGCCCCTCTGACGGCCGGATATCGATTGCTGACGAAGTCATCGCCGATGGCTCCTCGTTCCGGAAGCCAGAGGAGCGCAACATCGGAATCGTCTTTCAGGACTACGCGCTGTTCCCGCATCTCACCGTCGCCGAGAACATCGCCTTCGGACTGACCGAGATGGACGAGCAGGCTGTCACCGAGCGGGTCGACGAACTGCTGGAACTTGTCGACCTCTCGTCCCATCACGACAAGATGCCGAGCCAGCTTTCCGGCGGCCAGCAACAGCGCGTCGCGCTCGCGCGCTCGCTGGCTCCGGAACCGGATGTTCTGCTGCTCGACGAACCGTTCTCGAACCTCGACGTGCGCCTGCGCGTCGAGATGCGCGAGGAGGTTCGCAAAATCCTGAAACGAGCCGGCGTTACCGCCATCTCAGTGACCCACGACCAGGAGGAGGCCCTCTCGATAAGCGACCGCGTCGCCATCATGAACGACGGGACCATCGCTCAGGTCGGTGACCCCGCTGAAGTGTTTGAAAACCCCGAGAGCCGCTTCGTTGCGAGCTTTCTGGGACAGGCGAGTTTCCTCTCGGCCCGGGTGACCAGCGATGTCATCGAGACCGGACTGGGCTCGTTCGACATCGAGTTGCTGAACGGGCCGGTCGAGGCCTACAACGGCGCGATGGTGGACGTGCTGGTCCGCCCCGACGACCTGCAGGCGATGCCGACAAACGAGTCCCAGGCCGACGGCTACGTCGTCCACCGCCAGTACAACGGGCCGTCGTTCGTCTACCGGGTCGAACTCCACAGTGGCGATGTCGTCCACTGTATGCACAACCACGTCGAGACCTTCGAACCGGGCCAGCCGGTCGAAGTTGATCTGGTCGCCGACCACGATCTGGCCTGGTATCCGACGGAATGACGCGACTGCGCCGGCCGGGGGTACAGGCGGGGCTGATAGCGTTGCTCGGCGGGCTCGCCGTCTTTACGCTCGCCCACGTCGTCTTTCCTCATCATACGACCAACCATGACGAAGGCGTCTACCTTCAGCAGGCCGCCATGCTGCTTGAGGGGCAACTGTTCATGTACCCGCCGGTCGAGGAGTCGTTCCGACCGTGGTTCTTTGTGGCCGACGGTGAGCGGTTGTATCCGAAATACGCCCCAGTCCCGGCGGCGATGTTTGCCGTCGGGAAACTGCTCGGCGGCTACCGCGTCGCACTCGGCCTGATTGGGACTGGCGTCCTAGCGCTGACCTACCACACCGTCCGCGAGGCGTTCGACGCCCGGACGGGGGTGGTTGCGACACTTCTCATGGTCGGATCGCCGCTGTTTCTCATCGAGGCCTCGGTGTTTCTCTCGTACGTGCCGGCGACGCTCTGGAATCTCGGGTTCGCCGCGGCGTATCTCCACGCCGACCGGACCGGAAGCCGAAAAACGGCGGCGGCTGCCGGGCTCTCCATCGGCGTCGGCTTCTTCGCACGGCCGTACACGGCGGTGCTGTTTGCGACGCCGTTCATCCTCCACGCGCTGTGGTCGCTCCGGACGCTCGACCCGGCGCGGTTCACGCGCCTGTCAGTGACTGCTGTCGGCGGGCTTACCGGTGTCGCTGCGACGCTTGCATACAACCACGTCGTCACCGGCTCAGCCCTACTGTTCCCGTACGAGGTGTTCGCCCCGCAGGACGGGCCGGGCTTTGGCCACCGGGAAATTCTGGGCTACTCGCGAGAGTTCACGCCGGCGATGTCACTGGACGCCAATGCCGAACTCCTCTGGAAGCTCCTCACCCAGTGGCTCGTCGCCGGGCCGCTGGGAACGGCGGCGGCAGCCGTCGGCCTCGGGGCCGTCGTGCGTCGTGGGATAGACGGCCGGCAGGCGGCGCTGGCAGGCGTCCTCCTGACGGTCCCGCTCGGCAACGGCTACTTCTGGGGCACCGTGAACATGCTCGGCGACCTCTCGGACCCGACGGACGGCCTAGTCGCTTTCCTTGGGCCGTTTTACCACGTCGATATGCTCGTCCCGCTGACGGCGTTCGGTGCCGTCGGTGTCGTTACCGTTGCCCGATGGACACGGCTGCTGGTCACCGACCGGGTCAGCGCGGATCGGGTCCGTCCAGTCCTGATCACTGTGGCGCTCTGTGGCGCAGCGCTTGGCGGCGGTGCGGCCATCACAACGGCGGCCGAGCCGGTCTCGGACAACTACGAAGTGACCCAGCAGCTAGAGCAGGCTTACACGCCCTTCGAGGAGCGAGACCTCGACAACAGTCTCGTCTTACTCCCGACACCGTACGGCGACTGGCTGAATCACCCCTTCCAGTCGGTTCGTAACGATCCCGGCTTCGATGGCGACACGGTCTACGCGATGCAACACCGCCAGTTCGAGGTCATCGACGCCTACCCCGACCGGACCTACTACCGCTACGCGTTCCGCGGCGAGTGGGTCCCGTTCCTGGGACTGCCCGTCGAGCCGCGGCTCCAGCCGGTGTCGGTCGCCGAGGGCGAGACGGTCCAGACGGACGTGTCGGCGTCGGTCCCGGAACAGGCCGCGCTGGTCTCGATTCGGCTCACCAGCGACGGTGAGAACGACTACGCGACCGTCACCGGGACCGACCGGCTGGACCTGCGGCTCTCGACGGCCCGGAACCGGACGCGGCTTACCGGCGATGGGATCGAGGATCAGGTCAGCGTGCCGACGCCGGACGACGGGACGGTGACGCTGATTATGTTCGTCGACTACGGTACTGGTGCGGGCTTCGAGTACCGGGCAGAACTCCCCGTCGACCGGACGGACGAGGGCGTGCGGACGCTGACGCCGCGGCTTGAAGTCTGTAAGGATCAGCGCCGCTGCGGCGGCGAGGCGGCGTACGTCCCGGGCACGCACCGCGACGGAATCAGCATGAACGCGACCACGACAGCGGAAACCACGTGATACGTACTGATGACTGACTACGAACTCACCAGACGCGACGCGCTGAAAGCCCTCGGTGCGGCGGGCGTCACCGTCGGCGGCGCGGCGGCGCTCACCTGGGACCGGTCCGAGGACGAACCCGCCGAGAGGAGCGAGGACGAGACCAACGACACCGAATCGGAGTTCGGCGACCACGAGCGCGAGACGTATCGTGCTGTCGCCGCTATTGTCTATCCGAGCGAGGTAGCGGGCGTCCGGGAATTCGTCGACAGCTACGTCACCGGCCGGGTCGAGGCAGACCCTGAGCGAGCGACAGAAATGACGACCGCTGTTGCGGACCTCGACGCGTACACCCGAGAATGGGAGGACACAGTCTTCACTGCGTTGGACACAGACACACAGGAAGAAACGCTGCGGGGAATGGGCGTCAAGGCTGCCGACCCGGACCCACATGGCGACCCGAGGCACCGCGTCCGCTACTACCTCGTCAACGACCTCCTGTTCGCGCTGTACAGTTCGCCGACCGGCGGCGAGCTTGTCGGGATCGAGAATCCGCAGGGCTACCCCGGCGGAACGAGTAGCTACCAGCAGCCACCGAACAACCGATAGGTCGGACCCGTCCCCGATTTCGTCGTGTTATCGGAACCGTTCTTCGAGCGCGACCCGGACGATAGACTTTGCGATGGCAGCCCCGCCGGAGAACGGGTCGAGTTTCGTCTCACCTTTCCGCTCGTCGTACTCGATAGGCCGTTCACGCACGTCGTAGCCGCGCATCAGCGGCCGCATGAGCAGTTCCGCCGAAAGCCCAGTGTTCTCGGTCCAGACGACCTTCTGGAGGACCTCGCGGCGGTAGGCGCGCATTCCGGTGGTCGTGTCGTGGACGCGCTTGCCCATGAGCACACTCGCGAGTAGGGCGAACAGCTCGTTCCCGAGTTTGTTCATCGCCGGCATCTGTTCGGCCCCGTAGTACAGCCGGTCGCCGCTGACGACATCGGCCCCGTCGTTTATTTCTGCAAGGAAATCGGGGAGACGTTCCATCGGGTACGTGTCGTCACAGTCCGTCGTGACGACGACCGGCCGGTCCGGCGTCAGCACGGCTTCGCGGACCGCCACGCCGTACCCTTGCGGTTCCTGTTCGATGACTGTCGCACCGTGTTCTCGTGCGATTTCCGGCGTCCGGTCGCTGGAGCCGTCGACGCAGACGACCTCGGCACGGCCGTCGGTCACTGTCGCGATATCGTCGAGAACAGTGCCGATTGCTTCTTCCTCGTTGTACGTCCCCATGACGACCGCGAGGTCGTCAAACGTGTAGCCGGCTGAATCTTCAGCCCGCGAGCCCTGAATAGCCATTGCTCATCCGTCAGAACCCACGGTTCTTGAATGTTTAGGTTTGCCAAAATCAGTGACCGTCGAGATACATTTCTACCGGGGTTGCATCTTCCCAGAGGTGCGTAAACAGGTCCCGTGCCCACGAAATAGCGCCGTCCGTCTCGGAGATTATCTTCGCCGACGGCCAGGCACCGTCGAGTTCTGGAAGCGTGATGATCATCCAGTTGTCGGCGACGGCGAGTGCATACGGGACGGGCGTGACACGAACGGTCGTTTCCTCGAACCGATTTATATCGAGCGAGACGGACTCCGTCTCGAGCATCTCGTCGATTACAGCACAACTGACCACTAGCCGCGATTCGTCGTTGTCCGGCATCGCCGACTCGTACTCGGGGTGGTAGACGGGCGAGACGACATCGCAGTGAGGGACGCTTTCGACGCGGGACACGACTTCCCGGACCGGTCGGTTGATGTCGGTTTGCGTGCCACGGATGACCGTGTAGTCATCAACTTCAGGCAGTCGACACCGGAACGGCTGTGGTAGCACTGACGTGTCGTGAGACTCCCAGTACTGAGAGTCGACGGCGAAGAGTTCCTCAAGCCGTTGCTGGCGGTGAATCGTATCCGCGACGAGGCGGCCGGTACCGGTAAGTCGCCACCTGTCATCCATCGAGGTAACCAGGCCACGGCCTTCGAGGTTCGAGAGCGCGTCGTAAATCGCTGATTCGCTCGCAGTAACTGCTGACAGCAGTTCGTTCGTGGCTTTGGCTCCGGGACACAGCGCGCCGATGATGTCCGTCCGGACAGACGACGTTCGGACGTACTGAATTAGCGATTCTACGCCCATACTGTCCCCATATTCAGTAGGTCACAGTTTTCCCACATATCAGTTTCCATTTGTAACGGAATCCTCTTCGAATAGGCCACTATTCTCTCGAGCGTGGGATATTATTCCAGCCAATGTGTCCATCTTTTTTATCGCTCACGACGCAGAGACTGTTGCTGTCCACGTAAGACCACGTCCCCGCTGAACGCAATGGAGCACGTTGGTCTTGTGGAGTTGCCACGTTCGGGCCGGGCGATGTCGTGCCTCTGACATATGTCGCCAGCCCGAAGGGTCATGCAATCACCGTGGGTTGCCCGCCCACGGTGCTCATTGTCTCCGCTGTCGGCTCGTCCAGCCAGGTAGTTGTTACAGACTGCTGTCTCTCGGCTCCGCATCAACCGTCCGCAGTCTGGCAGTCATCGCGAGAACCAGCCTCGGCCGATAGTATTGGATCAGTTCTCGGGCGGTTCGTCTGTCCCGATTCGAATCTCGTAGGCCTCGATATCTTCGAACGCAGCGACCTGCCCACCGACCTCGACCGGCCCATCGGCCGTTTCAACGACCAGCGTCGCGACCTCGCGGTTCGAACTGAACGACGCCTGGTCGACTTTGCCTTCAACGACCCGGTGGTCGCCTGTCTCGACGTCCCGGCCCTCGATAGTCGCGTAGAACTCCCCGTCCAGCGTCACCAGATCGGAGATACAGCGCCTGATCGTCCCGTAGCGGCGCGGGAACGGCAGCCCGTCTCCATCACTGGCGATTGTTTCAGCAGTCGTCCACAGCACCGTGTTGAGGAACCCGGAGACCAGGAACCCGAGTTCCGAGCGATTGAAGATGACGCCGTATCGGTCCGTGTCACCGCGGACGCTCTCACGGGTCGCGTACATCGAGTAGTTCCCATCGGCGACGGCGACGACCGGTGTCGTGATACCGCGGCGGGCCTTCACCGTGGTCGCGATGGACTCGTAATCAAACCGCGCCGGGTCGGGAGCGTCCACACCCGGTGAAATGAGAATTTCAATAGCGATGCCGGACTGCTTCCGGGCCGCGAGTCTGTCTTCGAACCGCTCCAACAAGGCCGGGGTCAGGGACAGAGTCAGTTCGTACTCGGCCGTCTCGATGATATCTTCGAGGTATCGGAGTATCGTCGGCCGAGATTTGACGAGTGAGACAGCTTCGGGCTCCCGTGCGGGTGCCGTATAGCGCGAGGACAGGTCATCAACAAGGTCATCGAGCGAGTCCTGTATCCCCTCGAAGGCTTCCCGCGGGTCGATAGCCAGGACTTTCATCGGCCGGGACTCCTTGAGTTCGACCAGTCCGACGTCGCTGAGGCTCCGGACCGTATCGTACACCCGCGGCTGTGGAATGTCCGTGTTCTCCGATATCTCCGACGCTGTCAGCTCACCGTGTTGTAACACGGCCAGGTAGGCTGAAATCTCGTACTCGCCGAGATTGAACCGCGCAATTACCTGTTCGAGCGATGCTTCCAAGTCGTCACTAGACATAGTGGGGCGTTTGCGAGTCGAGTACTAAGAACTTCGGCACTCTCTTCAGCAGACAGTTTCAGGACCAGGCGCGTGGCTATTCGCTATTGTTCGCTATCCCATCATAGCGACCCGCTACCCTGTAGACTTCGACTGTTCGAGTCGCCGCGGCGAAAAATGTGCGCTGTCGGTGTGGTTTAGTAGGCGTTGGAGATCTGGGAGACGACGTCCGCGGGCGCAGCACCGGAGTTCAGTGATGAGATAGCGGATTCGAGCGAGGACTTGACTGCCGGCGGGGCAGCCAGGCCGTGTGCCACCGACGGCGGCTGGGCATCGCTGTCCTGGAAGTCTGCTATCTGATCTTTGGAGAAGTCGTTGAACGGGTCGGTATTCACGTCAGTTCGCGGCGGAATTGAACCCTTCTTCGGGTTGAAGATCTCCTGTGCCTCCGCCGTGCCGACGAAGCGGCACCACAGCGTGGTCGCTTCCGGCGACGGGTTGTTGACCGGATACGGGAACGAGTCCATGTTGAGCGCGTAGTAGCCGTCGGTACCCGGGAACGTCACGTGGTCCCACTCCTCGCCGTACGCGAGGTCGTTCGTGATGTACGTTCCGGCCGCCCAGTCTCCCTGGTGGAGGAACGCCGCTTCGCCGTTGATGACCTGGTTGTTGGCCTCGGTCCAGGAGATCGAACCGGCGTCGCTCGGGATGTAATCGAGATAGGACTGTGTGGTCTCGACTGCCGACTCTAGAGCGTCGCTGTTGGCGTCGATCTCACCGTCGACGAAGATAGCGCTGTAGGTCTCGGCGTCCGTTTCGCCGAGGAGAACAGTCGCAAACATCTGGAAGCTGGACCACGGCGCGCCGGTCTGGTGTGCCATTCCGGTGTAGCCAGCATCGCTGACCGTCGCCAGCGCGTCGACGAGATCAGACGGCGTTTCGAGGGCTGTCGGGTCGACCCCGGCGTCCTCGACGACCTCGACGTTGTAGAAGAGGTTGTTGATCCGGTGGATGTTGAGCGGGACCGTCACATAGTTCCCTGCAGGCTGGGCCGCGTCCTTGACACCCTGGAGGTATGCGTCCTCCATGCTGTTCTCTGACCAGACGGAGTCGCCGATGTCCTTCAGCAGGTTTGCATCGGTGAAGGGGAGTAGATTGTTCCCGGGCCAGGACTGCCACGTACTTGGATGGTTGCCGTTCTGTACCCGTGTCCGGATATTCGCCTGCAGGTTGTCACCCGCACCGCCGGCGATGAGGTTCTCGTCGAACGGAACGTCCGGGTGTTGCTCCTTGAAGGCGTCCATAACGGACTGAATCGCTTCCAGTCCGTCGCCTTCGCCCCACCAGTGGGCGACCTCGAGTGTCCCATACTGTGGCCCGCTGTCGGTGCTGTCGTCACCGCTGCTGCCGTCGCTACTGGTACTGTCACCGCCGTCACCGCTGCTGCCGTCGCCACTGCTGCCATCACCACCGTCACTCCCACCGCAGCCAGCCAGTGAGGCCGCACCTGCTGCGCCAGCAATCCGA from Haloarcula rubripromontorii harbors:
- a CDS encoding ArnT family glycosyltransferase, which produces MTRLRRPGVQAGLIALLGGLAVFTLAHVVFPHHTTNHDEGVYLQQAAMLLEGQLFMYPPVEESFRPWFFVADGERLYPKYAPVPAAMFAVGKLLGGYRVALGLIGTGVLALTYHTVREAFDARTGVVATLLMVGSPLFLIEASVFLSYVPATLWNLGFAAAYLHADRTGSRKTAAAAGLSIGVGFFARPYTAVLFATPFILHALWSLRTLDPARFTRLSVTAVGGLTGVAATLAYNHVVTGSALLFPYEVFAPQDGPGFGHREILGYSREFTPAMSLDANAELLWKLLTQWLVAGPLGTAAAAVGLGAVVRRGIDGRQAALAGVLLTVPLGNGYFWGTVNMLGDLSDPTDGLVAFLGPFYHVDMLVPLTAFGAVGVVTVARWTRLLVTDRVSADRVRPVLITVALCGAALGGGAAITTAAEPVSDNYEVTQQLEQAYTPFEERDLDNSLVLLPTPYGDWLNHPFQSVRNDPGFDGDTVYAMQHRQFEVIDAYPDRTYYRYAFRGEWVPFLGLPVEPRLQPVSVAEGETVQTDVSASVPEQAALVSIRLTSDGENDYATVTGTDRLDLRLSTARNRTRLTGDGIEDQVSVPTPDDGTVTLIMFVDYGTGAGFEYRAELPVDRTDEGVRTLTPRLEVCKDQRRCGGEAAYVPGTHRDGISMNATTTAETT
- a CDS encoding gluconate 2-dehydrogenase subunit 3 family protein; this encodes MTDYELTRRDALKALGAAGVTVGGAAALTWDRSEDEPAERSEDETNDTESEFGDHERETYRAVAAIVYPSEVAGVREFVDSYVTGRVEADPERATEMTTAVADLDAYTREWEDTVFTALDTDTQEETLRGMGVKAADPDPHGDPRHRVRYYLVNDLLFALYSSPTGGELVGIENPQGYPGGTSSYQQPPNNR
- a CDS encoding dolichyl-phosphate hexose transferase translates to MAIQGSRAEDSAGYTFDDLAVVMGTYNEEEAIGTVLDDIATVTDGRAEVVCVDGSSDRTPEIAREHGATVIEQEPQGYGVAVREAVLTPDRPVVVTTDCDDTYPMERLPDFLAEINDGADVVSGDRLYYGAEQMPAMNKLGNELFALLASVLMGKRVHDTTTGMRAYRREVLQKVVWTENTGLSAELLMRPLMRGYDVRERPIEYDERKGETKLDPFSGGAAIAKSIVRVALEERFR
- a CDS encoding helix-turn-helix transcriptional regulator gives rise to the protein MGVESLIQYVRTSSVRTDIIGALCPGAKATNELLSAVTASESAIYDALSNLEGRGLVTSMDDRWRLTGTGRLVADTIHRQQRLEELFAVDSQYWESHDTSVLPQPFRCRLPEVDDYTVIRGTQTDINRPVREVVSRVESVPHCDVVSPVYHPEYESAMPDNDESRLVVSCAVIDEMLETESVSLDINRFEETTVRVTPVPYALAVADNWMIITLPELDGAWPSAKIISETDGAISWARDLFTHLWEDATPVEMYLDGH
- the trmB gene encoding HTH-type sugar sensing transcriptional regulator TrmB — translated: MSSDDLEASLEQVIARFNLGEYEISAYLAVLQHGELTASEISENTDIPQPRVYDTVRSLSDVGLVELKESRPMKVLAIDPREAFEGIQDSLDDLVDDLSSRYTAPAREPEAVSLVKSRPTILRYLEDIIETAEYELTLSLTPALLERFEDRLAARKQSGIAIEILISPGVDAPDPARFDYESIATTVKARRGITTPVVAVADGNYSMYATRESVRGDTDRYGVIFNRSELGFLVSGFLNTVLWTTAETIASDGDGLPFPRRYGTIRRCISDLVTLDGEFYATIEGRDVETGDHRVVEGKVDQASFSSNREVATLVVETADGPVEVGGQVAAFEDIEAYEIRIGTDEPPEN